Proteins encoded in a region of the Natrarchaeobius halalkaliphilus genome:
- a CDS encoding DUF7342 family protein, translating to MADEARRDGPPPFDSPFENEDTKQRVYGAVLHAREPMTAAEIAERADCSEESARTHLSFYADLGIVIHHEGRPARYERNDDYFEWRRVNELAREHAVEELQARVSEFTERIERYRDEYGADSPADVDVLEFDATQVDDVYVDLGDWATAIEERRLHERARQKATGSTAPSH from the coding sequence ATGGCAGACGAAGCCCGCCGCGACGGCCCGCCCCCGTTCGATAGCCCATTCGAAAACGAGGACACGAAGCAACGCGTCTACGGTGCGGTGTTGCACGCTCGAGAGCCGATGACGGCCGCAGAAATCGCCGAACGGGCGGACTGCTCGGAAGAGTCGGCTCGGACACACCTGTCCTTTTATGCCGACCTCGGCATCGTCATCCACCACGAGGGTCGGCCGGCTAGATACGAGCGTAACGACGATTACTTCGAGTGGCGGCGGGTAAACGAGCTTGCGCGGGAGCACGCCGTCGAGGAATTGCAGGCCCGCGTATCGGAGTTCACCGAGAGGATCGAACGGTACCGTGATGAGTACGGTGCTGATTCGCCCGCCGACGTCGACGTCCTCGAATTCGACGCGACACAGGTTGACGACGTGTACGTGGATCTCGGCGATTGGGCTACTGCCATCGAAGAGCGCCGCCTGCACGAGCGCGCCCGGCAGAAGGCTACCGGCTCTACAGCTCCGTCGCACTAA
- a CDS encoding glycosyl hydrolase family 18 protein, with the protein MKRSRRDLLNDASKVPILFAGLGASSVATAQDYPEWDPDEVYNSGDRVVYEGSVWEAQWWTRGDEPATGPGPWEEVEESGDENDNSGNDEEYPAWDADTVYTGDDRVTYEGYVWEANYWTQGDEPGDTEWGPWEEVEPIDDEPDPDPPELEAYITTSATRIETGDEIEVDGSDSTGEIESYEWKLGDDTEATGDVVTHTYEETGEYTVELTVIDEDGETDTAALEITVADEIEGPGDDFKVVGYYPGWKANDEQDYYPSDIPFDKVTDVLYAFIALDEDGNVFPPEDDETEFDIPRQTHEENLQEFANLADDVDCRLHLSVGGWTLSDNFHIIAEDPDARETFADNCVELMREYNFDGVDIDWEHPGPEQGQCQCGNADDYENHVLLLEDLREALDEAADEDGQYYYLSVANGGSDWNAGGLRHGQIGDVCDSVYVMAYDFTGEWHDTAGLNAPIYGDDHPLDTSEYGDDHHDQYYVEYAVDELWAGDHGEEGFWPGQWEYPPAEPAAYDELVLGMPFYGRGFNNATEPYDGIGFGPDALPEGTWHHLLADGEDPTGAFDFGDLEENYEDADGWEKQRHEPGAVPYLVNEDEETFISYDDEQSIAEKVEFAKERGMQGVMFWELAQDWDESLLDTILQTT; encoded by the coding sequence ATGAAACGATCACGGCGTGACCTACTGAACGACGCATCGAAGGTACCGATCCTGTTCGCCGGACTCGGCGCGAGTTCGGTCGCAACAGCACAGGACTACCCCGAGTGGGATCCGGACGAGGTCTACAACTCGGGAGACAGAGTCGTCTACGAGGGCTCCGTCTGGGAGGCCCAGTGGTGGACGCGCGGAGACGAGCCCGCCACCGGCCCCGGCCCCTGGGAGGAAGTTGAAGAGAGTGGCGACGAGAACGACAACAGCGGCAACGATGAAGAGTATCCAGCGTGGGATGCGGACACCGTCTACACCGGCGATGACCGGGTCACCTACGAGGGGTACGTTTGGGAGGCCAACTACTGGACCCAGGGCGACGAACCCGGCGATACCGAGTGGGGACCCTGGGAGGAAGTCGAGCCTATCGACGACGAGCCGGATCCGGACCCGCCGGAACTCGAAGCGTACATCACGACGAGTGCCACCCGAATCGAAACCGGTGACGAAATCGAGGTCGACGGCTCCGATTCGACGGGCGAAATCGAGAGCTACGAGTGGAAACTCGGTGATGACACCGAAGCGACCGGCGACGTCGTTACCCACACCTACGAAGAGACCGGCGAGTACACGGTCGAACTCACCGTTATCGACGAGGACGGTGAAACCGATACTGCAGCCCTCGAAATCACCGTCGCCGACGAAATCGAGGGTCCAGGCGACGACTTCAAAGTCGTCGGCTACTACCCCGGCTGGAAAGCAAACGACGAACAGGACTACTATCCGAGCGACATCCCCTTCGATAAGGTAACCGACGTCCTGTACGCGTTCATCGCACTCGACGAGGACGGCAACGTCTTCCCACCCGAGGACGACGAAACGGAGTTCGACATTCCGCGCCAGACGCACGAAGAGAACCTACAAGAGTTCGCGAATCTGGCAGACGACGTCGACTGTCGGCTTCACCTCTCTGTTGGTGGCTGGACGCTCTCGGACAATTTCCACATCATCGCTGAGGACCCGGACGCCCGCGAGACGTTCGCGGATAACTGCGTCGAGTTGATGCGCGAGTACAACTTCGACGGCGTCGACATCGACTGGGAACACCCGGGCCCCGAGCAAGGCCAATGTCAGTGTGGGAACGCGGACGACTACGAAAACCACGTTCTGTTGCTCGAGGACCTCCGCGAGGCTCTCGATGAGGCGGCCGACGAGGACGGCCAGTACTACTACCTGTCGGTCGCCAACGGCGGCTCCGACTGGAACGCGGGTGGCCTCCGACACGGCCAGATCGGTGATGTCTGTGACTCGGTCTACGTCATGGCGTATGACTTCACCGGCGAGTGGCACGACACGGCGGGGCTGAACGCACCGATCTACGGTGACGATCACCCCCTCGACACGAGCGAATACGGTGACGATCACCACGATCAATACTACGTCGAGTACGCCGTCGACGAGCTGTGGGCGGGCGATCACGGCGAGGAGGGCTTCTGGCCCGGTCAGTGGGAGTACCCACCGGCGGAACCCGCAGCGTACGACGAACTCGTCCTCGGCATGCCGTTCTACGGCCGTGGGTTCAACAACGCGACCGAACCCTACGACGGCATCGGCTTCGGACCGGATGCACTTCCCGAAGGGACCTGGCACCACCTCCTTGCAGACGGCGAGGATCCGACCGGCGCGTTCGACTTCGGTGATCTGGAGGAGAACTACGAGGACGCAGACGGTTGGGAGAAGCAGCGCCACGAGCCCGGTGCGGTGCCGTATCTGGTCAACGAGGACGAAGAGACCTTCATCAGCTACGACGACGAGCAGTCGATCGCTGAAAAGGTCGAGTTCGCGAAAGAACGCGGTATGCAGGGCGTGATGTTCTGGGAACTCGCCCAGGACTGGGACGAATCGCTGCTGGATACGATCTTACAGACGACCTAG
- a CDS encoding glycosyl hydrolase family 18 protein codes for MKRTRRNVLSNATKLSALLAGIGASGAVSAESYPEWDPDAVYTGGDRVVYEGSVWEAQWWTQGDEPDTESGPWEELEEGGDENDNENDNDADNGEYPPWDADTVYTGGDRVVYEGYVWEATYWTQGDKPGESEWGPWEEIEEYDDGDDEDDEDDEELTASFSISTQFPDPGEEVEFDAADSEGEIESYDWEFGDGTEASGEVVSNAFDEGQYDVTLTVENADGETDTDSVRITAGRPSSDEKRVVAYYRQWAQYDRDYLPRDIPYDQITHVQYAFARPEEDGTVTLVGDSHGQGAFWDQGDDWRGVDGGTFAEHAAEHDDTKFVLSIGGWGDSEYFSNAALDQENRERFAQSCVEWVDRGNLDGIDLDWEFPGGGGCTDEDPVCDMDNIVREGDQERFTLLCQEVRDHLDDAAENDPDRDEPYELTAAVSANPDVAEGVEDGMNGLEHDKLSDILDFLLVMTFDYRGIWSETTGHHAPLMESSDDTFEDAEIWNAEYALQYWEDQGWDPDQLNMAVPFYGRSWTDVQPPEGDFGTGEDDGLFQEYEGDGADASGDGSYPSWDPAMGSSYAGVWEWFDLGGDGRGNSNNVNLESSEWETYFDEEAVMAWSWNAEERTMISHETEESMEAKMQWLRDAPYGGTMLWAIGGDTYEGDLIGTLWNTLNE; via the coding sequence ATGAAACGAACACGTCGAAACGTACTGAGTAACGCAACGAAACTATCCGCCCTACTGGCTGGAATCGGTGCCAGTGGTGCAGTTTCAGCAGAGAGCTATCCCGAATGGGATCCAGACGCCGTGTATACGGGGGGTGACCGGGTCGTCTACGAGGGCTCCGTCTGGGAGGCCCAGTGGTGGACCCAAGGGGACGAACCCGATACCGAATCGGGTCCCTGGGAGGAACTCGAAGAGGGTGGCGACGAAAACGACAACGAGAACGACAACGACGCTGATAACGGGGAATATCCCCCGTGGGATGCAGACACCGTCTACACCGGTGGCGACCGCGTCGTCTACGAAGGATACGTCTGGGAGGCTACTTACTGGACCCAGGGTGACAAACCCGGTGAATCCGAATGGGGCCCCTGGGAAGAGATCGAAGAGTACGACGACGGAGACGACGAGGACGACGAGGACGACGAGGAGTTGACCGCGAGCTTTTCGATCAGCACGCAGTTCCCCGACCCCGGCGAGGAGGTCGAGTTCGACGCCGCCGACTCGGAGGGCGAAATCGAGAGCTACGACTGGGAGTTCGGTGATGGGACCGAAGCGAGCGGTGAGGTCGTTTCGAACGCGTTCGACGAAGGGCAGTACGACGTCACGCTGACCGTCGAAAACGCCGACGGAGAGACCGATACGGACTCCGTCAGGATCACCGCCGGCCGACCGTCTTCGGACGAAAAACGCGTCGTCGCGTACTACCGACAGTGGGCACAGTACGACCGGGACTACCTCCCTCGAGACATTCCGTACGACCAGATCACACACGTTCAGTACGCGTTCGCACGGCCCGAAGAGGACGGCACCGTCACACTCGTCGGTGACAGCCACGGACAGGGCGCCTTCTGGGATCAGGGTGACGACTGGCGAGGCGTCGACGGTGGCACCTTTGCGGAACACGCCGCCGAACACGACGACACCAAGTTCGTCCTTTCGATCGGCGGCTGGGGAGACTCCGAGTACTTCTCGAACGCAGCCCTGGATCAGGAGAACCGCGAGCGGTTCGCTCAAAGCTGCGTGGAGTGGGTCGATCGAGGAAACCTCGACGGCATCGATCTCGACTGGGAGTTCCCCGGCGGCGGTGGCTGTACCGACGAGGATCCGGTCTGTGACATGGATAACATCGTCCGCGAGGGCGATCAGGAGCGCTTTACGCTGCTCTGTCAGGAAGTCCGTGATCATCTCGACGATGCCGCCGAGAACGATCCCGATCGGGACGAACCGTACGAACTCACCGCCGCGGTGAGTGCGAACCCGGACGTCGCGGAAGGCGTCGAAGACGGGATGAACGGACTCGAGCACGACAAACTCTCCGACATCCTCGATTTCCTCCTCGTGATGACGTTCGACTACCGGGGCATCTGGAGCGAGACGACCGGCCACCACGCGCCGCTGATGGAAAGCTCCGACGACACCTTCGAGGATGCCGAGATCTGGAACGCAGAGTACGCACTCCAGTACTGGGAAGACCAGGGCTGGGACCCCGACCAGCTCAACATGGCTGTCCCGTTCTACGGCCGAAGCTGGACGGACGTCCAGCCGCCAGAGGGTGACTTCGGCACTGGCGAGGACGACGGTCTCTTCCAGGAGTACGAAGGCGACGGAGCAGATGCGAGCGGTGACGGCTCCTATCCGAGCTGGGATCCGGCGATGGGAAGCAGCTACGCCGGCGTCTGGGAGTGGTTCGACCTCGGCGGAGACGGGCGCGGCAACAGTAACAACGTCAACCTCGAGAGCTCCGAGTGGGAGACGTACTTCGACGAAGAGGCCGTCATGGCTTGGAGCTGGAACGCCGAGGAGCGTACGATGATCTCCCACGAAACTGAAGAGTCGATGGAGGCCAAGATGCAGTGGCTCAGAGACGCCCCGTACGGCGGAACGATGCTGTGGGCGATCGGTGGAGACACCTACGAGGGAGATCTCATCGGAACGCTCTGGAATACGCTCAACGAGTGA
- a CDS encoding PKD domain-containing protein, which produces MKRTRRNVLRDASKLSALLAGLGAAGAAKADSDEYPEWDSETVYTGDDRVVYDGSVWEASWWTQGDEPGESEWGPWEEVDDSGDPDPEPPDGPTATVSTDPLSPEPGDEVEFDAADSDGEIEDYGWEFGDGETATGENVTHAYGEEGEYTVELTVIDDGGQTDSETVTVSVEPEDESPPVDPGEIPDQVFAPYHHLTTDPETTPVEWSGPAGTDYFHLAFILGTGDGTPAWDGDVDHVVGESQFDDEIRELQDQGGQAIISFGGAVGNYLASDYDDPTELADTLEFIVDEYDCPYLDIDDEAPDMDVVDLRNEAIAILQDRRPDVHVGYTVRTRVDGVADTEIITNAIDNGVDVGYVNLMTMNWGWVRTSAENCIECAEGTHDQLQEWLPEKSDEELYTMIGITPMIGVQNSGGPFYPEDAAEVRSYAEDHDLGLLSFWSIERDNPGDGLDAEHSGIEQDPFDFSENVSPFTAE; this is translated from the coding sequence ATGAAACGAACACGTCGAAACGTACTGCGCGATGCATCGAAGCTGTCTGCACTACTGGCCGGTCTTGGCGCGGCTGGGGCCGCCAAAGCTGATTCCGACGAGTATCCCGAATGGGATTCAGAGACAGTGTATACGGGGGATGACCGGGTCGTCTACGACGGCTCGGTCTGGGAAGCCAGCTGGTGGACTCAGGGGGACGAACCCGGCGAAAGTGAGTGGGGTCCCTGGGAGGAAGTCGACGACAGCGGCGATCCGGACCCCGAACCACCCGACGGTCCGACGGCGACTGTTTCCACGGATCCGTTGTCGCCGGAACCCGGCGACGAGGTCGAGTTCGACGCGGCTGACTCGGACGGCGAGATCGAGGATTACGGGTGGGAGTTCGGAGATGGCGAGACGGCGACCGGCGAGAACGTCACTCACGCGTACGGAGAGGAGGGAGAGTACACGGTCGAACTCACCGTCATCGACGACGGTGGTCAGACTGACAGCGAGACGGTTACGGTTTCGGTCGAACCCGAAGATGAATCTCCGCCCGTCGATCCGGGGGAGATTCCGGATCAGGTGTTCGCGCCCTATCACCATCTGACGACTGATCCCGAGACGACACCGGTCGAGTGGTCCGGCCCTGCCGGGACGGACTACTTCCATCTGGCGTTCATTCTCGGAACCGGCGACGGAACGCCGGCCTGGGACGGTGACGTCGATCACGTCGTCGGTGAAAGCCAGTTCGACGACGAAATCCGCGAGCTTCAAGACCAGGGCGGACAGGCGATCATCTCCTTTGGAGGTGCAGTCGGCAACTATCTCGCGTCGGATTACGACGACCCGACCGAACTTGCCGATACGCTCGAGTTCATCGTCGACGAGTACGACTGTCCGTATCTCGACATCGACGACGAAGCCCCAGATATGGACGTCGTCGACCTGCGAAACGAGGCGATCGCGATCTTACAGGACCGACGTCCAGATGTCCACGTCGGCTACACCGTTCGGACGCGCGTCGACGGCGTCGCAGACACCGAAATCATCACGAACGCGATCGATAACGGCGTCGACGTCGGCTACGTCAATCTGATGACGATGAACTGGGGCTGGGTGCGAACCAGTGCGGAAAACTGCATCGAGTGTGCCGAAGGCACGCACGACCAGCTCCAGGAGTGGCTACCGGAGAAATCCGACGAGGAGTTGTACACGATGATCGGTATCACGCCGATGATCGGCGTCCAGAACTCCGGCGGTCCGTTCTACCCCGAGGACGCTGCCGAGGTCAGGTCCTACGCCGAGGACCACGATCTTGGACTCCTCTCGTTCTGGTCGATCGAACGTGACAACCCTGGTGACGGACTCGACGCCGAACACAGCGGTATCGAGCAGGACCCTTTCGATTTCTCGGAGAACGTCAGTCCGTTTACCGCCGAGTAA
- a CDS encoding PKD domain-containing protein: protein MKRTRRNVLGTASSMTALLFGASASTAARDYPEWDPDEVYNSGDRVVYEGSVWEAQWWTLGDEPSAGPGPWERLEEDANDDENDDENDGNGGNDSEYPSWNADTVYTGGDRVVYDGYLWEANWWTQGDEPGESEWGPWEEIEEYDDGDEDDDDNGDDDVLAGFSVSDSNPDPGEEVEFDAADSGGEIESYDWELGDDTEATGEVVIHTYDEDGDYEVELTVTDVDGATDTDSTTVTVADEPDSDLTADTALEEFYAEFDRDFYPEETEGGVPGLLENELHEDASEHGADLDAIENDAGDGSMELGALGDRGLELVKHFDDVGVARANTARLVAWLAGLAEETEPIPFNDGSGRGGGLTADAGPVAATNDPSVFVQNAWPLGEDFDDVYHQSQREDWSSGVSDDQYTNVENPIIDAAVNKVHPLTGESLGNGFSANAPLEATAELHGDGWQFDTALIFENTTDVPLLIDGAVIWWVGPSKGGTGLDQFSYDNAQRKNFSVGHPQRDVIEVALPDESKPGSFEGTDAPLSAYGVRMAQHNNPYMYRTLYPNQKFSMTYGNVTGPDQYDWPREDLLEVMLDTCHVEFRDDMDDIEQNTELVETLDMKNRFGN, encoded by the coding sequence ATGAAACGAACTCGACGAAACGTCCTCGGTACAGCATCGTCAATGACCGCACTCCTGTTCGGTGCCAGCGCGAGCACCGCTGCACGGGACTACCCCGAGTGGGATCCGGACGAGGTCTACAATTCGGGAGACCGGGTCGTCTACGAGGGCTCCGTCTGGGAGGCCCAGTGGTGGACCCTAGGTGACGAACCCAGCGCGGGTCCTGGTCCCTGGGAACGACTCGAGGAAGACGCCAACGACGACGAAAACGACGATGAGAACGACGGTAACGGCGGCAACGACAGCGAATACCCCTCCTGGAACGCAGACACCGTCTACACCGGCGGTGATCGCGTCGTCTACGACGGCTACCTCTGGGAAGCGAACTGGTGGACGCAGGGCGACGAACCCGGCGAATCCGAGTGGGGCCCCTGGGAAGAGATCGAAGAGTACGACGACGGAGACGAGGATGATGACGATAACGGCGACGACGACGTATTGGCGGGCTTCTCCGTCAGCGACTCGAACCCTGACCCGGGCGAGGAGGTCGAGTTCGACGCCGCCGACTCGGGGGGCGAAATCGAGAGCTACGACTGGGAACTCGGTGACGACACCGAGGCAACCGGCGAGGTCGTCATCCACACCTACGACGAGGACGGCGACTACGAGGTCGAACTGACCGTCACCGATGTCGACGGGGCGACCGACACCGATTCGACGACCGTCACCGTCGCGGACGAGCCAGATAGCGACCTGACCGCCGACACCGCTCTCGAGGAGTTCTACGCGGAGTTCGACAGGGACTTCTATCCGGAAGAAACCGAAGGTGGCGTTCCCGGACTGCTCGAGAACGAGTTACACGAGGATGCAAGCGAGCACGGGGCCGATCTCGACGCGATCGAGAACGACGCTGGAGACGGATCGATGGAGCTCGGCGCGCTCGGCGACCGCGGACTCGAGCTGGTCAAGCATTTCGACGACGTCGGCGTGGCACGAGCAAACACCGCGCGGCTCGTGGCGTGGCTGGCGGGGCTGGCCGAGGAGACCGAACCGATTCCGTTCAACGATGGAAGCGGACGGGGCGGTGGTCTTACGGCCGACGCGGGACCAGTAGCGGCGACGAACGATCCGTCGGTGTTCGTCCAGAACGCGTGGCCGTTGGGCGAGGACTTCGACGACGTCTACCATCAGTCCCAACGCGAAGACTGGAGCAGTGGAGTCAGCGACGACCAGTACACCAACGTCGAGAATCCGATCATCGACGCCGCAGTCAATAAGGTCCATCCGCTCACGGGCGAGTCCCTTGGCAACGGCTTCAGTGCGAACGCGCCGCTCGAGGCGACCGCGGAACTCCACGGGGACGGTTGGCAGTTCGATACGGCGCTGATATTCGAGAACACCACCGACGTACCGCTGTTGATCGACGGCGCGGTCATCTGGTGGGTCGGGCCGTCGAAAGGCGGAACCGGTCTGGATCAGTTCTCCTACGACAACGCACAACGCAAGAACTTCTCGGTGGGTCACCCACAGCGCGACGTCATCGAGGTGGCGCTGCCGGACGAGTCCAAACCGGGTTCATTCGAGGGAACCGACGCGCCGCTGTCGGCGTACGGCGTCCGGATGGCACAGCACAACAACCCGTACATGTACCGGACGCTCTATCCCAACCAGAAGTTCTCGATGACCTACGGAAACGTCACCGGCCCCGATCAGTACGACTGGCCGCGTGAGGACCTGCTCGAGGTGATGCTCGACACCTGTCACGTCGAGTTCCGCGATGACATGGACGACATCGAGCAAAACACGGAACTGGTCGAAACGCTCGATATGAAAAACCGCTTCGGGAACTAA
- a CDS encoding PKD domain-containing protein — translation MKRTRRDVLRNASKLSAVLASVGVGATASVTAREYPEWDSETVYTGGDRVVYDGSVWEANWWTQGDEPDTGPGPWEELEEDDNDNENDNDADNGEYPPWDADTVYTGDDRVEHDGYVWEAQWWTQGDEPGESEWGPWEEIDVYDPGPSASFTVSDPSPEPGTEITLDASGSEGEIDSYAWNLGDGTETTGEVVTHGYDEEGDYRIELTVEDDDGETDSTGTTVYVGDVEPPTPDGVYTPYQGTWYDIVDGTLERDADRIIMSFIGDATRDGEITPGWLANCNVGSCEQEPLDDYADEIQTLQDDGIEVGLSIGGWESPVVARDADDPEELKDAYADLLDAFDATHLDIDDENATDSDRPDDLHEIRNEALALLKDERPEITVGFTVAATPDGIVDWGHSPGKVFIEDAVEKGLELDYVQPMTMHYDSEPENFETITSALEGTVEFLEEVYPERSEDELWGMVGVTPYLGEITTDIASDLVDFANERGMYSIAPWVLGEDDGGEFSAVFSEFESSDS, via the coding sequence ATGAAACGAACACGACGAGACGTACTGCGCAACGCATCGAAACTATCCGCTGTCCTGGCGAGCGTCGGCGTCGGCGCTACCGCCAGCGTCACGGCTCGAGAGTATCCCGAATGGGATTCAGAGACAGTGTATACGGGGGGTGATCGGGTCGTCTACGACGGCTCGGTCTGGGAAGCGAACTGGTGGACTCAGGGGGACGAACCCGACACCGGGCCGGGCCCCTGGGAAGAACTCGAAGAGGACGATAACGACAACGAGAACGACAACGACGCTGATAACGGGGAGTATCCGCCGTGGGATGCAGACACCGTCTACACCGGCGACGATCGAGTCGAACACGATGGCTACGTCTGGGAGGCCCAGTGGTGGACTCAGGGCGACGAACCCGGCGAATCCGAGTGGGGTCCATGGGAAGAGATCGACGTGTACGACCCCGGACCGAGTGCTTCGTTCACCGTCAGCGATCCGAGTCCGGAACCCGGAACGGAGATCACGCTCGATGCATCCGGTTCCGAGGGGGAAATCGACTCGTACGCGTGGAACCTCGGTGATGGTACCGAAACGACCGGTGAAGTCGTTACCCACGGCTACGACGAGGAGGGCGACTATCGGATCGAACTCACCGTCGAAGACGACGACGGCGAGACCGACAGCACCGGAACGACCGTCTACGTGGGAGATGTCGAGCCACCGACGCCGGACGGCGTCTACACGCCGTACCAGGGGACCTGGTACGACATCGTCGACGGCACCCTCGAGAGAGACGCCGATCGAATTATCATGTCGTTCATCGGTGACGCCACCAGAGACGGCGAGATCACGCCCGGTTGGTTGGCGAACTGTAACGTCGGGTCCTGCGAACAGGAGCCACTCGACGACTACGCCGATGAGATCCAGACGCTCCAGGACGACGGTATCGAGGTCGGCCTCTCGATCGGCGGTTGGGAGAGTCCCGTCGTCGCTCGCGATGCGGACGATCCGGAGGAGTTGAAGGACGCCTACGCTGATCTCCTCGATGCGTTCGACGCCACGCACCTCGACATCGACGACGAGAACGCCACCGATTCGGATCGACCGGACGATCTCCACGAGATCCGAAACGAGGCCCTCGCGTTGCTCAAAGACGAACGGCCCGAGATCACCGTTGGCTTTACAGTGGCAGCTACTCCGGATGGAATCGTCGATTGGGGTCACTCTCCTGGGAAGGTCTTCATCGAGGACGCCGTCGAGAAGGGCCTCGAACTCGACTACGTCCAGCCCATGACGATGCACTACGACAGCGAGCCCGAGAACTTCGAGACGATCACCTCGGCGCTCGAGGGAACGGTGGAGTTCCTCGAAGAGGTGTATCCCGAACGGTCCGAAGACGAGCTGTGGGGGATGGTCGGCGTGACGCCGTATCTCGGTGAAATCACAACCGATATCGCGAGCGATCTCGTCGATTTCGCCAACGAAAGGGGCATGTACAGCATCGCGCCGTGGGTGCTTGGCGAAGACGACGGCGGCGAGTTCTCGGCCGTCTTCTCCGAGTTCGAGAGTAGCGACAGCTGA
- a CDS encoding ABC transporter ATP-binding protein, producing MARVNIDELTKEYNSPGGSIVAVDDLNLSMEDGEFVVFVGPSGCGKSTTLRCVAGLETVTDGAIRFGPEDVTDQKPKERDIAMVFQNYALYPHMSARENMAFGLKMSTDLSADEISERVEETADMMGIESLLEDKPKALSGGQQQRVALGRAIVRDPEVFLMDEPLSNLDAKLRAQMRTELQQLQKELDVTTVYVTHDQTEAMTMGDRIVVLNDGQLQQVGTPLECYHRPANQFVAGFLGSPPMNFLDVEADPEDGSLRHQNFTLPLSDSAPADLDGDRFVLGIRPEHITLTETPQTHAEPDRLIETDVTVTEPMGDVTNVYLEVGGTSVTVTTDGHVGVAAGDRIHMHVPGTKTHLFDAESGAAVKHSDEPIDSKPVTETSGRAETA from the coding sequence ATGGCACGTGTCAACATAGATGAGCTGACCAAAGAGTACAACTCACCAGGCGGGTCGATCGTCGCCGTCGACGATCTGAATCTCTCGATGGAAGACGGCGAGTTTGTCGTCTTCGTCGGCCCGTCCGGCTGTGGGAAATCGACGACCCTTCGGTGTGTCGCCGGCCTCGAGACGGTGACCGACGGCGCAATCCGCTTCGGACCGGAAGACGTGACTGACCAGAAACCGAAAGAGCGGGATATCGCGATGGTGTTCCAGAACTACGCGCTGTATCCACATATGAGCGCTCGAGAGAACATGGCCTTCGGATTGAAGATGTCCACGGATCTCTCCGCGGACGAAATCAGCGAGCGCGTCGAGGAGACTGCCGACATGATGGGCATCGAATCGTTGCTCGAGGACAAGCCGAAAGCGCTTTCGGGTGGTCAACAACAGCGCGTCGCGCTCGGTCGTGCGATCGTTCGTGATCCCGAAGTGTTCCTGATGGACGAGCCCCTGTCGAATCTCGATGCCAAGCTACGTGCCCAGATGCGGACGGAGCTTCAACAGCTGCAAAAGGAACTGGACGTGACGACGGTGTACGTGACCCACGACCAGACCGAGGCGATGACGATGGGCGATCGGATCGTCGTCCTCAACGACGGTCAGCTACAGCAGGTCGGAACGCCACTGGAGTGTTATCACCGACCGGCCAACCAGTTCGTCGCCGGCTTCCTCGGCTCACCGCCGATGAACTTCCTCGATGTCGAAGCCGATCCCGAGGACGGGAGTCTCCGTCATCAGAACTTTACGCTTCCGCTATCGGATTCTGCTCCCGCCGATCTCGACGGAGACAGGTTCGTTCTCGGAATCAGACCGGAGCACATCACTCTCACGGAGACGCCACAGACCCACGCCGAGCCTGATCGACTGATCGAAACGGACGTTACCGTCACCGAACCGATGGGCGACGTGACGAACGTCTATCTCGAGGTCGGCGGAACGTCCGTGACGGTAACGACCGACGGCCACGTCGGAGTCGCTGCCGGCGACCGGATACACATGCACGTTCCGGGTACGAAGACTCATCTCTTCGATGCCGAATCAGGGGCGGCAGTCAAACACAGCGACGAACCGATCGACTCGAAACCGGTCACGGAAACGAGCGGTCGCGCAGAGACCGCATAA